One genomic segment of Ipomoea triloba cultivar NCNSP0323 chromosome 9, ASM357664v1 includes these proteins:
- the LOC116029738 gene encoding Werner Syndrome-like exonuclease — MGRLNTFSLTFFDLQPQRFLIEIPVETQPRLLGDRTIPPRLRRLRQCRHSFGLHQVHFHGNNLLVTVTKRAAEVDEWVNEILHNYCHVLHNLVVGLDIEWHPCSEGEHNPAATLQLCVGERCLIFLLLHKDFIPRSLLAFLAHPRFTFVGVGVQDDADKLLRDHGLAVSNVADLRRLAEMVYGSEEYRRMGLKKMAWQILGRVMEKPREVTLSNWDSKNLTFPQIEYGCIDAFVSFELGFNLFAMAYTHHIQ, encoded by the coding sequence TTGAATACTTTCTCACTCACTTTCTTCGATCTTCAACCTCAACGCTTTCTCATTGAAATTCCAGTTGAAACCCAACCCAGATTGTTGGGCGATAGGACGATTCCACCTAGGCTTCGCCGACTCCGCCAGTGCCGCCACTCCTTCGGGCTACACCAAGTTCACTTTCACGGCAACAACCTCTTGGTCACCGTCACAAAGAGAGCCGCTGAGGTTGATGAATGGGTTAACGAGATCCTTCACAATTACTGTCATGTCCTTCACAATCTCGTCGTTGGCCTCGACATTGAGTGGCACCCATGCTCTGAAGGGGAACATAACCCGGCTGCCACGCTCCAGCTTTGCGTCGGGGAAAGGTGCTTGATTTTTCTACTTTTGCACAAGGATTTCATCCCCCGTTCTCTCCTTGCCTTTCTAGCTCATCCCCGCTTCACCTTTGTTGGGGTTGGGGTTCAAGACGATGCCGACAAGCTTCTCCGAGATCACGGCTTGGCGGTCTCAAATGTTGCTGATTTGCGGCGTCTGGCTGAGATGGTTTACGGTTCGGAAGAGTATAGGAGGATGGGTTTGAAGAAAATGGCATGGCAAATTCTAGGGAGAGTGATGGAGAAACCCCGGGAAGTGACGCTAAGTAACTGGGATTCTAAAAATTTGACTTTTCCCCAAATTGAATATGGATGCATTGATGCTTTTGTTTCCTTTGAATtgggttttaatttgtttgccaTGGCTTACACTCATCACATACAGTAG